One segment of Erigeron canadensis isolate Cc75 chromosome 2, C_canadensis_v1, whole genome shotgun sequence DNA contains the following:
- the LOC122589806 gene encoding protein DEEPER ROOTING 1-like, protein MQSKARGQGHKNSNTITSASQKMKKKKKEEPPKEEDHELMNNNNKDWPYHHGLLTIGTFGNNNNAASENGEILFQQQADTHTTTSSFSPDLLSEFTPEEIGKVQKGLTKLLSKKPLPANYNYNYKKQQAAAVDDLPLDRFLNCPSSLEVDRRVLMNPDYDKDEIMKVILGIRCSKDITTTSNYCSVLVADNNNNNNKKKKKKAVVIGGKRSPSSAAATSSISFLLKKMFVCSSGLPPMPSLHDRLPQSRMERLLRAMLKNKMQGPHDHQNSTTRASTSSSASYYRRKLLIDQNRQPQSVKMKGLATVEEIVDQDADNKDHDDGSSKWVKTDSEYIVLEI, encoded by the exons ATGCAAAGTAAAGCACGTGGACAAGGACATAAAAACTCCAATACAATCACATCGGCTTCTC aaaagatgaagaagaagaagaaggaagaacCTCCGAAAGAAGAAGATCATGAGTTgatgaataataataacaaggATTGGCCTTATCATCATGGGCTCCTCACGATAGGAACTTTTGGAAACAATAATAATGCTGCATCAGAAAATGGAGAAATATTATTCCAGCAACAAGCAGATACGCATACAACAACATCATCGTTTTCTCCAGATCTATTATCCGAATTCACACCTGAAGAGATCGGAAAAGTACAGAAAGGGTTGACAAAACTCTTATCCAAGAAACCGCTGCCtgctaattataattataattataagaaaCAACAAGCAGCAGCTGTCGACGATCTCCCTTTGGACAGATTTCTTAATTGTCCATCAAGCTTGGAGGTTGATCGTAGAGTACTTATGAATCCAGACTACGACAAAGACGAAATCATGAAAGTCATTCTAGGAATAAGGTGCAGCAAAGATATTACTACTACTAGTAATTATTGTAGTGTACTAGTAGCggacaataacaataataataataagaagaagaagaagaaagcagTAGTAATTGGGGGGAAAAGATCGCCATCATCAGCTGCTGCTACTAGTAGTATCTCTTTCCTCTTGAAGAAAATGTTTGTGTGCAGCAGCGGTTTACCACCAATGCCTAGCCTCCATGATCGACTTCCCCAATCAAGAATGGAGAGG TTACTGAGGGCAATGCTAAAGAATAAGATGCAGGGTCCTCATGATCATCAGAATTCTACTACTCgagcatcaacatcatcatctgCTAGCTACTATAGGAGGAAATTATTAATTGATCAGAACCGGCAGCCGCAATCGGTCAAGATGAAGGGTTTAGCCACAGTAGAAGAAATTGTTGACCAAGATGCTGATAATAAAGATCATGATGATGGGTCCtctaaatgggtcaaaacagatTCTGAGT ATATTGTTTTAGAGATATGA